In Leisingera caerulea DSM 24564, the genomic window CTCCGCGATTTCCGTCCGCAGCGCCTTGATCTCCTCATGCAGCTCCCGCACATGCGCGTCGACCACATCGGTTTCGGACCTCACCAGATCCCGCAGCTTTTCGAATTCTGCCTCGGCTTCCGCCTCCACCGCCGACTGCATGGTGTTGACCAGAAGACCGATGAACAGGTTCAGCACCGAAAAGGCGGTGATCACGATGAAGGGCACAAAGAACGACCAGGCAAAGGGGAATTCCTCCATCACCGGGCGCACAATCCCCATCGACCAGCTTTCCAGTGTCATGATCTGGAACAGCGAATACAGCGACCGGCCCAGGGTGCCGAACCATTCGTCAAATGCAGCGCCGTACATCATCGTCGCCATCACGCCGAAGACGTAGAACACGATGGAGATCATCACAATCACCGCGCCCATGCCGGGCAGCGCATCCAGCAGCGCCTGCACAACCGCACGCATCTGCGGAATGACCGACAGCAGGCGCAGGGCGCGCACCACCCGCAGACCGCGCAAGGCCGACAGGCCCTGGCTGTCCGGCAGCAGCCCGAAAGAGACCACAACCAGGTCGAAGATATTCCAGGCTGAGGAGAAAAACCGCAGCCCGTAGGCAAACAGCTTAAGCGCCAGCTCCAGCACAAAGATGGCCAGGACCGTGGTGTCGATCACATCCAGCAGCCCCCCGGCATGCGCCCGCACCGCGGCAGAGGTGCCAAG contains:
- a CDS encoding ion transporter, with product MTLRDRAREFVERPWVTKTILGIIIFNAITLGLGTSAAVRAHAGGLLDVIDTTVLAIFVLELALKLFAYGLRFFSSAWNIFDLVVVSFGLLPDSQGLSALRGLRVVRALRLLSVIPQMRAVVQALLDALPGMGAVIVMISIVFYVFGVMATMMYGAAFDEWFGTLGRSLYSLFQIMTLESWSMGIVRPVMEEFPFAWSFFVPFIVITAFSVLNLFIGLLVNTMQSAVEAEAEAEFEKLRDLVRSETDVVDAHVRELHEEIKALRTEIAELKGQGNG